A stretch of Episyrphus balteatus chromosome 2, idEpiBalt1.1, whole genome shotgun sequence DNA encodes these proteins:
- the LOC129912670 gene encoding sialin-like, which translates to MAPTNIGILETRRNKHDEEEEEDGTFPKARHIFGFMGFIGFAVVYSMRVNLSVAIVTMVNQTAIPHVNLTEVDDQSCPISSTSSLWSNQNSSTTSKPRQLQGEFEWDEYTQGLVLGSFYYGYMLTQIPGGRLAEIYGGKMVYGLGVFITAVLTLLTPIAARWNLPALVALRAIEGLAEGVTYPAIHVMVANWVPPFERSTFSSVVYCGCNIGTVISLPLAGWLCSLEFQGGWPLAFYIFGILGMIWFGFWMWLVADTPGRSNRISEKERKYIERALKTVEKTDDDDDDARNIPWLSLLTSLPLWAIMITQFGWMWTFLTLITELPTYMDQILHFDIQSNSALSALPYFTAWIMGILCCSFADWLLKKNYISLLNSYRLWNSVGSIIPSLGLIGVAYVGCNGTWVMFMLAVLGAFNGATYAGFQMNHIALSRKYAGTVYGITNTAGSMSGFLGPWVIGLVINGNNTLAQWKYVFYLAALISFIGNGFYLIFASTEEQSWSINSSKEKRKAETEKFLASS; encoded by the exons ATGGCTCCAACAAATATCGGAATTTTGGAAACTCGCCGTAATAAACATGACGAAG aggaagaagaagatggcACTTTTCCAAAAGCACGTCACATATTCGGCTTTATGGGATTCATTGGATTCGCCGTGGTCTATTCGATGCGTGTAAATTTGTCGGTAGCCATCGTTACGATGGTCAATCAAACGGCAATACCTCATGTTAATTTGACAGAGGTTGATGACCAATCGTGTCCGATAAGTTCTACATCGTCATTATGGTCAAACCAAAACAGTAGCACCACAAGTAAACCTCGCCAGCTTCAAGGCGAATTCGAATGGGATGAATATACGCAAGGGCTTGTTTTGGGTTCGTTTTATTATGGCTACATGTTGACACAAATACCCGGTGGACGGTTAGCTGAGATTTATGGAGGCAAAATGGTCTATGGACTGGGAGTTTTTATAACTGCGGTTTTAACCTTGTTAACACCGATAGCAGCTCGTTGGAATCTTCCAGCTTTGGTTGCTCTGCGAGCTATTGAGGGACTTGCCGAAGGGGTAACTTATCCAGCGATACATGTTATGGTGGCTAATTGGGTTCCTCCATTCGAAAGGAGTACCTTTTCGTCGGTAGTCTATTGTGGATGTAATATTGGAACTGTCATTTCACTTCCGTTGGCTGGGTGGTTGTGTTCGTTAGAGTTTCAAGGAGGTTGGCCATTGGCTTTTTACATATTTGGGATACTCGGTATGATTTGGTTTGGTTTCTGGATGTGGTTGGTTGCGGATACTCCTGGACGAAGTAATCGGATATCGGAGAAGGAGCGTAAATATATTGAAAGAGCATTAAAGACTGTGGAGAAAAcagacgatgatgatgacgatgcaAGGAATATCCCTTGGCTATCACTTCTGACTTCACTTCCACTTTGGGCCATAATGATAACTCAATTTGGTTGGATGTGGACATTTTTAACTCTCATTACTGAACTGCCAACCTACATGGATCAAATTTTGCATTTCGATATTCAATCGAATTCTGCATTAAGTGCATTGCCATACTTTACAGCTTGGATAATGGGAATTCTTTGTTGTAGTTTTGCCGATTGGTTGTTAAAGAAGAACTACATTAGTTTGTTGAACTCTTATCGATTATGGAATTCGGTTGGATCGATAATTCCTTCGCTAGGTTTGATTGGTGTTGCTTATGTTGGTTGCAATGGGACGTGGGTGATGTTTATGCTTGCTGTGTTGGGTGCATTTAATGGAGCAACTTATGCTGGTTTTCAAATGAATCATATAGCGCTGAGTCGGAAGTATGCTGGAACTGTATATGGAATAACGAATACAGCTGGAAGTATGTCGGGGTTTTTGGGACCTTGGGTTATAGGTTTAGTGATAAATGGCAATAATACTCTAGCGCAatggaaatatgtattttatttagctgctttaattagttttattggaaatggtttttatttgatatttgctAGTACCGAGGAGCAGAGTTGGTCAATTAATTCGAGTAAAGAGAAACGAAAGGCAGAAACTGAGAAGTTTTTGGCATCATCATGA